GGGATGCTTCTGAATAGCGTAGGGGCGCTTTTGAGGATTTCTAAATCTCCGGGGGCGGTTTCGTCGAGAGGGCTTGAGAGAATATTGGAAAACAAGGAGAGGATAGCGCTGATGGGGTAATAGATGATGACCCTGCACAGAGCATATTGTCAGTATTTGCTTTGTGCTATGAGACAATTCTAATCAATATAGAACAAGGTGACATCGAACATACCAGAAACAGTCGTCTGTGATGACGTGGAGAGCTACCTGCAAGTATACCAACGTCGATCTGCTAGCATCAAGGGAGAGATTAAAACTAGATCGTACGCCCTCGTGATAGTTTCCTGGTGACTGAGTCATGCACCTTCCACTCGCCCGATGAACAATTGCGACAAAGTGATAGTATGCCAGCCGAACCATGGAGGACTGCATGCTGACGTCTGCGCTCACAGGGGTCATCTTTCCAAATGTGAGTGTCGGGCGGAAATTGGGCGGAAGAGACAGACGCCACTGCTCAAGAGATTCGTCGAGGATACGGATACTTTCGAGAAGCTCACACTGCGACTTGCGGTGCGCCATGGGTGAGTACAGAGCGTCATAGGCACGGGACTTGAGCTGAGAGAGGAGCAGTTCCCAGGGATACATGGGGACGGTTCGGTTCCCAAGGTCGGGGATGGTGTGGCTCTGGATGTGGCGGTTTTGCATTACGGAGTAGTCAGGGGGTAGTGTAAGGTCGCAATGGATGTCTGAGAGACACGATGGTTGACCAGTACGGATGCAGAGATCTTTGTCAAGGGAGTAGCAGGTCCAGAAGAGATCGCGGAGATGGTGCGTTCGATCGTTCTTGTCATAGACTGGCGAGGTCGGCGGTGAAGATGCTTGATATGAggatgatggtgaagaaaaaTATGATCTGGCAACATCTTGAGGGTTTGCGTGGGCCTTGAGGGCAAAGATAAACCGTGTGGCGATGGATAGGAACAGACCCATAGACTGGAGGTCTCCGAGGAAATAATAAACAATGGCCTAATGTGGATAATCAAGTGTTAGACAGAATACACCATGGTTTACCACGCCTTGAATGAGTAGGGAGGTCAAGCACTGCTTGACGAAACAGGAGAATGGGTTTTCAAAACAAATGTTGCCGGAAAGGGGTTGGAGCATGAACGTACTAATGTGACGAGAGTTTGAAGACCATCCCCTGTCATTTCTTGCGTGACTTGGGGTATCAAAGAcctggctgctgccaagtACGATTCAGAGGACATTTTCGCAGCAGAATCATCTTCAATATGCAGAATAGAAGCCACAGCCAGAAACGAGTAGACGCACGCTCTAGCAGAAACGACAGAAGGGGAATCAGGCGAGGAATATGCTAAGTCGAGAGTCTTGACAAAGAGACCTTCACTCAGGACGGGAAAGATGAGGCATATGGTTGAAGAGCAATAGGCCGCAGCATATCTCTCCAAAGTCGATCTTTGAGGGAGCTCACAAGGCTGAGCGCTGGCAGCTATCGTATTCGAGTCTAGATACAGACGGCGAGGACTATGCCATTGGCGACCAAACGAGCAGAGCGTCTGAGGCGTCATACGACTTCCAGTACGGGATTCGATCCATGTTTGTCCTTTCTCAGAGAAGAGCGGAATGCCTGTAAACGAGGTTGCATTGCGGAGGTCGGACTGAGACGATGTCAGGTATTCAAACTGAGTATCTGCGGAAAGGTTAGACAAATGTGTGAACAATGACGGGAAAAAATAGACATGTATAGGTGAtcacagagagagaggtgtATACAAAGAACAAAGTGCTTAGACTGTAATCTCGTACAAACGAGTAGGCCGTCCAAAGGATAACAAAGCACAAGTACAAACAAGGctagaagaaaatgaagagcaGGGAGGTGTGGCAATGCTATCGATACGCCTCCATGGTAGTGGTAACAACGAGGTGCAGGATACTGAAATTGGCGAGCAAGGCTTTGCCTGTTTGATCAAGAGGATCAAGAGACTTACCATCATCGTGCTGGGATAACCGTTGGGCTAGAATGATCTCCATTCTAGTAATGGAATCTGGCGTTTGGGCAATCTTGTGATCCGGGCTTCTCAAGGCGGGTCAGTAGCTGGCATGATGCCAAGAAATGATCGATCCGCATGGCCGTAACCTGGCACGAGCTGGGGATGAGGCTACGAATGAGGAATGGCCttacctcttcttcttggtatTTGCCACCAATCGGCGGTAGGTGCAGGCTAGGTCATGGTGTTTACACCAATTGCATTGTGGAACGTCGGCATCGCATTGGATCTATCATGCCGGTCTGTCAGCTGGTTCCTGGCCCGAGACTTGCCTTGATCGGAGCAATCCTGCTTCTCCATTGGCCCACCAGGACGGGAGATAAAGTCGGCAGACGCAATTAATGCGTATTGTCTCTCCTGTTCAAGATCCACTGAGCTCTGGTGGGAACGCACCTTTCTCCTGGAGCACGAATCACACGCCTTTGCACGCCGTCCCCTGTTGGACTTGCGAGGCGCCCTAGCATCCATAGTGTGTTCACTGGGACCAAACAAGGCTATTTTCCCGACCGAATGAGCTTGCTGAAATCAATCAGACAATGATCTGAGTCAACTCAGAGTTGCGAATTTGATTGCGGGCGTGGAAGACAGGAAATCTGGGAACAAGAGATGGCACTCTGAATCGTTGAATCATGAGGAGTCTGGGGATTTGACCGCTGAGTCAGCGGATTTCGGAATCATCCCCTGCAGCTCACGATGTGTCGTGCAGGGATTTGGTGGCTGACATCCTTGTTACGGTGCTTGAAGAGGAACAGTTGCATCGCGTCCGAAGCGAACCTAAGATGGATTAATAAGGCCGATGGgatgatgagagaagagagagtacGCACATGCAATGCCGGAGTCACGATTCgtaagaaagagaagaaaagtaaaagaaaagcaggtggaaggagagaagagcagagagatgGTAAAAGgtgagattgccaaggctgcACCCACTGTATGTATTTACTACTAATTATTGTGTTAAGGGAATTTATCTTCCGTGCGTGTCCGCTTactttgctgcttcttcgccCAGGCTAAACCACAACCGGGtatctctttgtcttctaCCACAACCTCAGCTCTTGCCATGCTCAACCTTTTCGACTAGGGACAACGCCACACAAGAAGCCTCAGATTAGCGAGTCCACTCGCAATTCTGTCCGGTGtcacatcttccatcttccatgtTCCTTGCTACTCTGCGATACCACCCAACTATCCTACCTTGGATGTCGTCGTGTGACACATCCGAACCTTCCATCAACCGCAGGCAAGATGCACTACCGGACATGAGAAGGGAAAATTGTTATGTCTATTCATCCTTGCTAAATTGGGTAGCCAACGTTACTAGAACCACAATTGACTTCAAAAAACTCGACAATTCTATACTTTACCCACGATGCTTGTCAAGTCAATTCGACACATATCGGTGCTTAATGAACCCATGCAGAAGGATTCTCGCCTGATTCAATCTTGGCTATTAACTCCTCCTTGTTCTCAAGGACAAACTCCTCCCACGTCTTCAACGATAGACCAGGAATCTACACGCATTTGTCGTCAGCATTATACGGAGTTTACCGGCAAACAAGTAAGTGCCAAAACCCACCTCATGCGCCTGAATGAAATTATGGCTTGCGTATATCTGCCCGAAATACTCGAAAATCAAGAGCTGCTCCGTAAAGTCCAAAGCCGACTCGGGCGACAGGCCGACACTCTCCAGCCGTCTTTGAAACTGCTCTGGCGTTGATTTCCTGTACTCGAATGGAATTCCAATTTCTGACCATTTCTCATTAGTTCCACGATCCATCTGCGAATAGTCGGTAAAACGTACCCTTTGCCAACGTGACAAGCTTTTCGCCCTCTGATATCCCCTGGGCATAAAACGCAATTGATTTTGCAAAGTAGGTCTTTGGGTTCTTCACAACAGTACGGACGAGTTTACCCGTGTCGGTGATGGCTACGTTTGGCAAAAGTGTGCCGGCACCGACTGGAAACTCGCGC
This genomic stretch from Trichoderma breve strain T069 chromosome 1, whole genome shotgun sequence harbors:
- a CDS encoding fungal specific transcription factor domain-containing protein gives rise to the protein MDARAPRKSNRGRRAKACDSCSRRKIQCDADVPQCNWCKHHDLACTYRRLVANTKKKSPDHKIAQTPDSITRMEIILAQRLSQHDDDTQFEYLTSSQSDLRNATSFTGIPLFSEKGQTWIESRTGSRMTPQTLCSFGRQWHSPRRLYLDSNTIAASAQPCELPQRSTLERYAAAYCSSTICLIFPVLSEGLFVKTLDLAYSSPDSPSVVSARACVYSFLAVASILHIEDDSAAKMSSESYLAAARSLIPQVTQEMTGDGLQTLVTLAIVYYFLGDLQSMGLFLSIATRFIFALKAHANPQDVARSYFSSPSSSYQASSPPTSPVYDKNDRTHHLRDLFWTCYSLDKDLCIRTGQPSCLSDIHCDLTLPPDYSVMQNRHIQSHTIPDLGNRTVPMYPWELLLSQLKSRAYDALYSPMAHRKSQCELLESIRILDESLEQWRLSLPPNFRPTLTFGKMTPVSADVSMQSSMVRLAYYHFVAIVHRASGSRSTLVYLQVALHVITDDCFWVIIYYPISAILSLFSNILSSPLDETAPGDLEILKSAPTLFRSIPIRKLTLAELTHLKLLDAFSMELARLGELAIQKARGNVPTHG